In a genomic window of Vigna angularis cultivar LongXiaoDou No.4 chromosome 6, ASM1680809v1, whole genome shotgun sequence:
- the LOC108343204 gene encoding lysM domain receptor-like kinase 3: protein MEPRLGVLLLPLVLFSLVLAAESACKKGCSLALGSYYMWSGSNLTYISEVMSSSLLTTPDDIVLYNKDTIPNKDSVQAFIRVNVPFPCDCIDGQFLGHTFHYDVQTQDTYEQVARTVFSNLTDVTWLRRFNSYEPDNIPDTGTLNVTVNCSCGNTDVADYGLFVTYPLRTGETLGSVASDVSLDSGLLQRYNPDVNFNQGSGLVYIPGKDQNGSYVVLPSSSGGLAGGAIAGIAVGVVAVLLVIGVVIYFRIFRKKIKKEELSRDSSALFAQDGKDEASRSSAHETLRPGGPTAITGIKVDKSVEFTYEELATATDNFSLANKIGQGGFGSVYYAKLRGEKAAIKKMDMQASKEFLAELKVLTRVHHLNLVRLIGYSIEGSLFLVYEYIENGNLSQHLRGSGSREPLPWATRVQIALDSARGLEYIHEHTVPVYIHRDIKSANILIDKNFRGKVADFGLTKLTEVGSSSLPTGRLVGTFGYMPPEYAQYGDVSPKVDVYAFGVVLYELISAKEAIVKTNDSVTDSKGLVALFEGVLGQPDNTEDLCKLVDPRLGDNYPVDSVRKMAQLAKACTQDNPQLRPSMRSIVVALMTLSSTTDEWDVGSFYENQNLVNLMSGR from the exons ATGGAACCCAGATTGGGGGTTCTTCTGCTTCCCCTTGTGCTGTTTTCTCTCGTGTTGGCAGCAGAATCGGCGTGCAAGAAGGGTTGCTCTCTGGCGCTGGGCTCCTACTACATGTGGTCGGGCTCCAACCTCACCTACATCTCCGAGGTCATGTCCTCATCTCTTCTCACCACTCCCGACGACATAGTCCTCTACAACAAGGACACCATCCCCAACAAGGACAGCGTCCAGGCCTTCATAAGGGTCAACGTCCCCTTCCCTTGCGACTGCATCGACGGCCAGTTTCTCGGTCACACCTTCCACTACGATGTTCAAACGCAGGACACCTACGAGCAAGTCGCCAGGACCGTCTTCTCTAACCTTACCGATGTTACCTGGCTCAGGAGGTTCAACAGCTATGAACCGGATAACATTCCCGACACGGGCACTCTCAACGTCACGGTGAATTGCTCTTGTGGGAACACCGATGTTGCCGATTATGGGCTGTTCGTCACGTACCCTCTCAGAACCGGGGAGACTCTCGGCTCGGTGGCTTCTGATGTGAGCCTTGACTCGGGGTTGCTGCAGAGGTACAACCCTGACGTCAATTTCAACCAGGGGAGTGGACTCGTTTATATTCCGGGAAAAG ATCAAAATGGTAGCTATGTGGTTTTGCCGTCCAG ttCAGGAG GACTTGCTGGTGGGGCTATTGCTGGAATAGCTGTTGGAGTTGTGGCAGTTCTTCTGGTAATAGGAGTTGTTATATATTTCAGAATATTCCGGAAGAAGATAAAGAAGGAGGAACTTTCACGAGATTCTAGTGCACTCTTTGCTCAAGATGGGAAGG ATGAAGCTTCCCGTAGTAGTGCGCATGAAACTTTACGACCTGGTGGTCCTACTGCCATCACCGGCATAAAAGTGGACAAATCGGTGGAATTCACATATGAGGAACTAGCAACTGCCACAGATAACTTCAGTTTGGCTAATAAAATTGGTCAAGGAGGTTTTGGGTCAGTCTATTATGCGAAGCTGAGGGGAGAG AAAGCTGCAATCAAGAAGATGGATATGCAAGCATCAAAAGAATTTCTTGCTGAATTGAAAGTCTTGACACGTGTTCATCATTTAAACCTG GTGCGGCTGATTGGGTATAGCATCGAGGGATCTCTTTTTCTTGTCTATGAATACATTGAAAATGGAAACCTAAGTCAACATCTGCGTGGTTCAG GTAGTAGAGAACCACTGCCATGGGCTACTCGTGTTCAGATTGCTCTGGATTCTGCCAGAGGTCTTGAATATATTCACGAGCACACAGTGCCTGTATATATTCATCGTGACATAAAGTCAGCAAATATATTAATAGACAAAAACTTCCGGGGCAAG GTTGCTGATTTTGGATTAACCAAACTTACAGAAGTTGGAAGTTCATCACTTCCCACGGGTCGTCTTGTTGGAACATTTGGATACATGCCACCGGA GTATGCTCAATATGGGGATGTTTCTCCCAAAGTAGACGTGTATGCTTTTGGAGTTGTTCTTTATGAACTCATTTCGGCTAAGGAAGCAATTGTCAAGACAAACGACTCCGTTACCGACTCAAAGGGCCTAGTAGCTCTG TTTGAGGGGGTTCTTGGTCAGCCGGATAACACTGAAGATCTCTGCAAACTAGTTGATCCAAGGCTTGGGGATAACTACCCAGTTGACTCTGTCCGCAAG ATGGCACAACTAGCCAAAGCCTGTACACAAGACAATCCTCAACTCCGTCCAAGTATGAGATCTATTGTGGTTGCGCTGATGACACTTTCTTCAACTACAGACGAGTGGGATGTTGGTTCCTTCTATGAAAATCAAAATCTTGTGAATCTAATGTCAGGAAGATAG